Proteins from a genomic interval of Desulfofustis limnaeus:
- the clpB gene encoding ATP-dependent chaperone ClpB: MQFDKFTLKSQEAIQTAQQHAVDHHNQEITAAHLTKAILEQPEGVVVPALQKMGIAPARLLADANTQISSLSKVSGSGAGQVYLSVELKRVLDGAFAAASQMQDDYVSQEHVFLSLIKDGKHSLATTFKSLGINEKSFLQALATIRGSQRVTDPYPEDKYQALEKYGKNLTDIAKRGKLDPVIGRDEEIRRIIQVLSRRTKNNPVLIGEPGVGKTAIVEGLAQRIVNGDIPATLQGKQVITLDLGSLVAGAKYRGEFEDRLKAVLKEVEKRSGEIILFIDEIHTLVGAGAAEGSMDASNMLKPALARGELHCVGATTLDEYRKYIEKDSALERRFQPVMVQEPSEEDSIAILRGIKEKYEIHHGVRIQDAATVAAVTLSSRYITDRFLPDKAIDLIDEAASRLRIEIDSMPTEIDELERQRIKLEIEQEALKKEKDKASKDRLEELQRRIGDLNDRLNGMKAQWSLERETIGRIRKIKADIEQAHLESQQAERQGNLSRVAELRYGTIVALEKQMVQENQRLQEIQAGHQMLKEEVSAEDVAAVVAKWTSIPVDKLLEGEKEKLLQAESVLKRRVIGQQEAIVAVANAVRRARAGLQDPDRPLGSFIFLGPTGVGKTELARSLADFLFDSEQAMIRIDMSEFMEKHSVARLIGAPPGYVGYDEGGYLTEAVRRRPYSVILLDEIEKAHPDVFNVLLQVLDDGRMTDGKGRTVDFKNTILIMTSNLGSDLIMRMTEEHANEQTIRLQIEDILHRQFKPEFLNRIDETIIFKSLSRDDMVAIVDIQLRRLAKRLHDRKVIIRFSKNAKQHLVAAGYNPLFGARPLKRAIQKLVEDPLAMEILEGRFQEDDVVMVDADNSGIIFTKVKEEPSVLEAELVD, encoded by the coding sequence CCGGACAGGTGTATCTGTCCGTCGAGCTGAAACGGGTGCTCGACGGCGCCTTTGCCGCCGCCAGCCAGATGCAGGACGACTATGTCAGCCAGGAGCATGTCTTTCTCAGTCTGATCAAGGACGGCAAGCACAGTCTGGCAACAACCTTCAAGTCGCTTGGCATCAACGAGAAGAGTTTTCTCCAGGCATTAGCCACCATCCGCGGCAGCCAGCGGGTAACCGACCCCTATCCGGAAGACAAGTACCAGGCCCTGGAGAAATACGGCAAGAATCTCACCGATATCGCCAAACGGGGAAAACTCGATCCGGTCATTGGCCGAGACGAGGAGATCCGCAGGATCATTCAGGTCCTGTCCCGACGGACCAAAAATAACCCGGTGCTGATTGGCGAACCCGGCGTCGGCAAGACCGCCATCGTCGAAGGGCTGGCCCAGCGTATCGTTAACGGGGACATCCCCGCCACCCTGCAGGGCAAGCAGGTGATAACGCTGGATCTCGGGTCTCTGGTGGCTGGAGCCAAATACCGCGGGGAATTCGAAGACCGGTTAAAGGCCGTTCTCAAAGAAGTGGAGAAACGTAGCGGCGAGATCATCCTGTTCATCGATGAAATCCACACCCTGGTGGGAGCCGGGGCGGCCGAAGGCTCGATGGATGCCTCCAACATGCTCAAACCGGCATTGGCCCGAGGAGAACTGCACTGCGTTGGCGCCACCACCCTCGACGAATACCGCAAGTACATCGAGAAAGACAGTGCCCTGGAGCGGCGGTTTCAACCGGTCATGGTGCAGGAACCGAGCGAAGAGGATTCCATCGCCATCCTCCGCGGCATCAAGGAGAAATACGAGATCCACCATGGCGTCAGGATCCAGGATGCCGCCACGGTGGCCGCGGTAACCCTGTCCAGCCGTTACATTACCGACCGCTTTCTCCCCGACAAGGCCATCGACCTGATCGATGAAGCCGCGTCCCGTTTACGCATCGAGATCGATTCCATGCCCACCGAAATAGATGAGCTGGAACGACAGCGGATTAAGCTCGAAATCGAACAGGAGGCCTTGAAAAAGGAGAAAGACAAGGCCTCGAAAGATCGACTCGAGGAATTACAGCGCCGCATCGGCGACCTCAACGACCGGCTCAACGGCATGAAGGCCCAATGGTCGTTAGAACGCGAGACCATCGGCCGGATCAGGAAGATCAAGGCCGATATCGAACAGGCCCATCTGGAATCCCAGCAAGCGGAGCGCCAGGGCAACCTGAGCCGGGTCGCCGAACTTCGCTACGGCACCATCGTCGCACTGGAAAAACAGATGGTGCAGGAAAACCAGCGCTTGCAGGAGATCCAGGCCGGGCACCAGATGCTCAAGGAAGAGGTGAGTGCCGAGGACGTAGCCGCAGTGGTTGCCAAATGGACCTCAATCCCTGTCGACAAACTGCTTGAAGGCGAGAAGGAAAAACTGCTGCAGGCTGAGAGCGTGTTGAAGCGCCGGGTCATCGGCCAGCAGGAGGCGATCGTCGCCGTAGCCAACGCCGTCCGTCGAGCCCGGGCAGGCCTGCAAGACCCGGACCGCCCCCTCGGCTCCTTCATTTTTCTTGGCCCGACCGGCGTCGGCAAGACAGAGTTGGCCCGCTCCCTGGCCGACTTCCTGTTCGACAGCGAACAGGCCATGATCCGAATCGACATGTCCGAGTTCATGGAGAAGCATTCGGTGGCTCGGCTCATCGGGGCGCCCCCCGGCTACGTGGGGTATGACGAAGGGGGATATCTCACCGAAGCGGTACGACGACGGCCTTATTCCGTCATCCTGCTCGACGAGATCGAAAAGGCCCATCCGGATGTCTTCAACGTCCTGTTGCAAGTGCTGGACGATGGCCGGATGACCGACGGCAAAGGCCGGACTGTGGACTTCAAGAACACCATCCTGATCATGACCTCCAACCTGGGCAGCGATCTGATCATGCGGATGACCGAGGAACACGCCAACGAGCAGACGATTCGCCTGCAGATCGAGGATATCCTGCATCGACAGTTCAAGCCGGAATTTCTCAACCGCATCGACGAGACTATCATTTTCAAATCGTTGAGTCGTGACGACATGGTCGCCATCGTCGATATCCAGCTCCGTCGCCTGGCCAAGCGCCTGCACGATCGCAAGGTGATCATCAGGTTCAGCAAAAACGCCAAACAGCATTTGGTTGCTGCCGGTTACAACCCGCTTTTTGGGGCCCGACCGCTCAAACGAGCCATCCAGAAGCTGGTGGAGGATCCGCTGGCCATGGAGATCCTCGAGGGACGGTTTCAGGAAGACGATGTTGTCATGGTTGATGCCGACAACAGTGGCATTATCTTCACCAAGGTCAAAGAAGAACCGTCAGTGCTCGAAGCGGAACTGGTCGATTGA
- a CDS encoding acyl-CoA thioesterase, with product MSEYHCQVIMSHVMLPTHANPDGNIHGGDIMKLIDDAASVVAIKHARTTVVTASIDRLDFHRPVYIGNLLILKASLNAVGRTSMEIGVRVEAEDLRAGIVRHIASAYLTFVALDDNHRPTPVPAYQPETPEAIRRSRQAQERKVCFFNSRTTTTKEQP from the coding sequence ATGTCCGAATATCATTGCCAGGTGATCATGTCACACGTCATGTTGCCCACCCACGCCAATCCGGACGGGAACATTCATGGCGGCGACATCATGAAACTGATCGACGACGCGGCCAGCGTGGTGGCGATCAAACACGCCCGCACCACAGTCGTCACCGCCTCCATTGACCGCCTTGATTTTCACCGCCCGGTGTATATCGGCAACCTGTTAATCCTCAAGGCCTCGTTGAACGCGGTCGGCAGGACATCCATGGAGATCGGGGTTCGCGTTGAGGCTGAAGACCTGCGCGCTGGAATCGTGCGCCATATTGCCTCGGCTTACTTGACCTTTGTTGCTTTGGACGATAATCATCGGCCGACGCCTGTTCCCGCGTACCAGCCGGAAACCCCCGAAGCAATCAGGCGTAGTAGACAGGCCCAGGAACGGAAAGTCTGTTTCTTCAACAGCAGAACAACCACCACCAAAGAGCAACCATGA